In Mus musculus strain C57BL/6J chromosome 14, GRCm38.p6 C57BL/6J, the following are encoded in one genomic region:
- the Slc39a14 gene encoding metal cation symporter ZIP14 isoform a precursor (isoform a precursor is encoded by transcript variant 2) gives MKRLHPALPSCLLLVLFGIWRTAPQTHASSAGLPPLSATSFLEDLMDRYGKNDSLTLTQLKSLLDHLHVGVGRDNVSQPKEGPRNLSTCFSSGDLFAAHNLSERSQIGASEFQEFCPTILQQLDSQACTSENQKSEENEQTEEGKPSAIEVWGFGFLSVSLINLASLLGVLVLPCTEKAFFSRVLTYFIALSIGTLLSNALFQLIPEAFGFNPQDNYVSKSAVVFGGFYLFFFTEKILKMLLKQKNEHHHGHNHFTSETLPSKKDQEEGVTEKLQNGDLDHMIPQHCNSELDGKAPGTDEKVIVNSMSVQDLQASQSACYWLKGVRYSDIGTLAWMITLSDGLHNFIDGLAIGASFTVSVFQGISTSVAILCEEFPHELGDFVILLNAGMSIQQALFFNFLSACCCYLGLAFGILAGSHFSANWIFALAGGMFLYIALADMFPEMNEVCQEDEKNDSFLVPFVIQNLGLLTGFSIMLVLTMYSGQIQIG, from the exons ATGAAGCGGCTGCACCCAGCCCTTCCAAGCTGCCTCCTGTTGGTGCTGTTTGGTATATGGAGAACTGCCCCCCAGACTCATGCCTCGTCTGCTGGCCTGCCGCCCCTCAGTGCCACCTCCTTCCTGGAAGATCTCATGGACCGCTATGGAAAGAATGACAGCCTTACCCTGACACAGCTGAAGTCCCTGCTCGACCACCTGCATGTGGGAGTGGGCCGGGATAATGTTTCCCAGCCCAAGGAAGGACCCAGGAACCTCTCCACG TGCTTTAGCTCTGGAGACCTCTTTGCGGCGCACAACTTGAGCGAGCGATCTCAGATCGGggcgagtgagttccaggagttcTGCCCCACCATTCTCCAGCAGCTGGATTCCCAGGCCTGCACCTCAGAAAACCAGAAGTCTGAGGAGAATGAACAGACAGAGGAGGGGAAGCCAAGCGCCATTGAAG TGTGGGGCTTTGGGTTCCTCAGTGTCTCACTGATTAACCTGGCCTCTCTCCTGGGAGTCCTGGTCCTGCCGTGCACGGAGAAAGCGTTTTTCAGCCGTGTGCTCACTTACTTCATCGCCCTGTCCATTGGAACGCTGCTCTCTAACGCCCTTTTCCAGCTCATCCCAGAG GCTTTTGGCTTCAACCCTCAGGACAATTACGTCTCCAAGTCTGCAGTGGTGTTTGGGGGtttctaccttttctttttcacagAAAAGATCCTGAAGATGCTCTTGAAGCAGAAAAACGAG CACCATCACGGGCATAACCATTTTACCTCCGAGACACTTCCTTCCAAGAAGGACCAGGAGGAGGGTGTGACCGAGAAGCTACAGAACGGGGACCTGGATCACATGATCCCTCAGCACTGCAACAGCGAGCTGGATGGCAAGGCGCCTGGCACGGACGAGAAGGTCATTGTCAACTCCATGTCTGTGCAG GACCTGCAGGCATCCCAGAGTGCTTGCTACTGGCTCAAGGGGGTCCGCTACTCTGATATCGGGACCTTGGCCTGGATGATCACCCTGAGCGATGGGCTCCACAATTTCATCGATGGCCTGGCTATTGGTGCCTCCTTCACTGTGTCTGTCTTCCAAGGCATCAGCACGTCAGTGGCCATTCTCTGTGAGGAATTCCCTCATGAGCTGG GAGACTTCGTCATCCTGCTCAATGCTGGCATGAGCATCCAGCAGGCTCTCTTCTTCAActtcctctctgcctgctgctgctatTTGGGTCTGGCCTTTGGCATCCTGGCTGGCAGCCACTTCTCTGCAAACTGGATTTTTGCACTGGCTGGAGGAATGTTCTTGTATATTGCCCTAGCCGATATG tTCCCTGAGATGAATGAAGTCTGCCAGGAGGATGAGAAGAACGACAGCTTTCTGGTCCCCTTTGTCATCCAGAATCTTGGCCTCCTAACCGGCTTCTCCATTATGCTGGTCCTCACAATGTATTCAGGGCAGATTCAGATCGGGTAG
- the Slc39a14 gene encoding metal cation symporter ZIP14 isoform X6 gives MGASVVPFMKKTFYKRLLLYFIALAIGTLYSNALFQLIPEAFGFNPQDNYVSKSAVVFGGFYLFFFTEKILKMLLKQKNEHHHGHNHFTSETLPSKKDQEEGVTEKLQNGDLDHMIPQHCNSELDGKAPGTDEKVIVNSMSVQDLQASQSACYWLKGVRYSDIGTLAWMITLSDGLHNFIDGLAIGASFTVSVFQGISTSVAILCEEFPHELGDFVILLNAGMSIQQALFFNFLSACCCYLGLAFGILAGSHFSANWIFALAGGMFLYIALADMFPEMNEVCQEDEKNDSFLVPFVIQNLGLLTGFSIMLVLTMYSGQIQIG, from the exons ATGGGGGCCAGCGTGGTGCCCTTCATGAAGAAGACTTTTTACAAGAGGCTCCTGCTCTACTTCATAGCCTTGGCGATTGGAACCCTCTACTCCAACGCCCTCTTCCAGCTCATCCCAGAG GCTTTTGGCTTCAACCCTCAGGACAATTACGTCTCCAAGTCTGCAGTGGTGTTTGGGGGtttctaccttttctttttcacagAAAAGATCCTGAAGATGCTCTTGAAGCAGAAAAACGAG CACCATCACGGGCATAACCATTTTACCTCCGAGACACTTCCTTCCAAGAAGGACCAGGAGGAGGGTGTGACCGAGAAGCTACAGAACGGGGACCTGGATCACATGATCCCTCAGCACTGCAACAGCGAGCTGGATGGCAAGGCGCCTGGCACGGACGAGAAGGTCATTGTCAACTCCATGTCTGTGCAG GACCTGCAGGCATCCCAGAGTGCTTGCTACTGGCTCAAGGGGGTCCGCTACTCTGATATCGGGACCTTGGCCTGGATGATCACCCTGAGCGATGGGCTCCACAATTTCATCGATGGCCTGGCTATTGGTGCCTCCTTCACTGTGTCTGTCTTCCAAGGCATCAGCACGTCAGTGGCCATTCTCTGTGAGGAATTCCCTCATGAGCTGG GAGACTTCGTCATCCTGCTCAATGCTGGCATGAGCATCCAGCAGGCTCTCTTCTTCAActtcctctctgcctgctgctgctatTTGGGTCTGGCCTTTGGCATCCTGGCTGGCAGCCACTTCTCTGCAAACTGGATTTTTGCACTGGCTGGAGGAATGTTCTTGTATATTGCCCTAGCCGATATG tTCCCTGAGATGAATGAAGTCTGCCAGGAGGATGAGAAGAACGACAGCTTTCTGGTCCCCTTTGTCATCCAGAATCTTGGCCTCCTAACCGGCTTCTCCATTATGCTGGTCCTCACAATGTATTCAGGGCAGATTCAGATCGGGTAG
- the Slc39a14 gene encoding metal cation symporter ZIP14 isoform X5: protein MKRLHPALPSCLLLVLFGIWRTAPQTHASSAGLPPLSATSFLEDLMDRYGKNDSLTLTQLKSLLDHLHVGVGRDNVSQPKEGPRNLSTCFSSGDLFAAHNLSERSQIGASEFQEFCPTILQQLDSQACTSENQKSEENEQTEEGKPSAIEVWGYGFLCVTVISLCSLMGASVVPFMKKTFYKRLLLYFIALAIGTLYSNALFQLIPEAFGFNPQDNYVSKSAVVFGGFYLFFFTEKILKMLLKQKNEHHHGHNHFTSETLPSKKDQEEGVTEKLQNGDLDHMIPQHCNSELDGKAPGTDEKVIVNSMSVQDLQASQSACYWLKGVRYSDIGTLAWMITLSDGLHNFIDGLAIGASFTVSVFQGISTSVAILCEEFPHELGDFVILLNAGMSIQQALFFNFLSACCCYLGLAFGILAGSHFSANWIFALAGGMFLYIALADMFPEMNEVCQEDEKNDSFLVPFVIQNLGLLTGFSIMLVLTMYSGQIQIG, encoded by the exons ATGAAGCGGCTGCACCCAGCCCTTCCAAGCTGCCTCCTGTTGGTGCTGTTTGGTATATGGAGAACTGCCCCCCAGACTCATGCCTCGTCTGCTGGCCTGCCGCCCCTCAGTGCCACCTCCTTCCTGGAAGATCTCATGGACCGCTATGGAAAGAATGACAGCCTTACCCTGACACAGCTGAAGTCCCTGCTCGACCACCTGCATGTGGGAGTGGGCCGGGATAATGTTTCCCAGCCCAAGGAAGGACCCAGGAACCTCTCCACG TGCTTTAGCTCTGGAGACCTCTTTGCGGCGCACAACTTGAGCGAGCGATCTCAGATCGGggcgagtgagttccaggagttcTGCCCCACCATTCTCCAGCAGCTGGATTCCCAGGCCTGCACCTCAGAAAACCAGAAGTCTGAGGAGAATGAACAGACAGAGGAGGGGAAGCCAAGCGCCATTGAAG TATGGGGGTACGGTTTCCTCTGCGTTACCGTCATCTCCCTCTGCTCCCTCATGGGGGCCAGCGTGGTGCCCTTCATGAAGAAGACTTTTTACAAGAGGCTCCTGCTCTACTTCATAGCCTTGGCGATTGGAACCCTCTACTCCAACGCCCTCTTCCAGCTCATCCCAGAG GCTTTTGGCTTCAACCCTCAGGACAATTACGTCTCCAAGTCTGCAGTGGTGTTTGGGGGtttctaccttttctttttcacagAAAAGATCCTGAAGATGCTCTTGAAGCAGAAAAACGAG CACCATCACGGGCATAACCATTTTACCTCCGAGACACTTCCTTCCAAGAAGGACCAGGAGGAGGGTGTGACCGAGAAGCTACAGAACGGGGACCTGGATCACATGATCCCTCAGCACTGCAACAGCGAGCTGGATGGCAAGGCGCCTGGCACGGACGAGAAGGTCATTGTCAACTCCATGTCTGTGCAG GACCTGCAGGCATCCCAGAGTGCTTGCTACTGGCTCAAGGGGGTCCGCTACTCTGATATCGGGACCTTGGCCTGGATGATCACCCTGAGCGATGGGCTCCACAATTTCATCGATGGCCTGGCTATTGGTGCCTCCTTCACTGTGTCTGTCTTCCAAGGCATCAGCACGTCAGTGGCCATTCTCTGTGAGGAATTCCCTCATGAGCTGG GAGACTTCGTCATCCTGCTCAATGCTGGCATGAGCATCCAGCAGGCTCTCTTCTTCAActtcctctctgcctgctgctgctatTTGGGTCTGGCCTTTGGCATCCTGGCTGGCAGCCACTTCTCTGCAAACTGGATTTTTGCACTGGCTGGAGGAATGTTCTTGTATATTGCCCTAGCCGATATG tTCCCTGAGATGAATGAAGTCTGCCAGGAGGATGAGAAGAACGACAGCTTTCTGGTCCCCTTTGTCATCCAGAATCTTGGCCTCCTAACCGGCTTCTCCATTATGCTGGTCCTCACAATGTATTCAGGGCAGATTCAGATCGGGTAG
- the Slc39a14 gene encoding metal cation symporter ZIP14 isoform X2 → MPARASCLPITRTPNPNCRGASREGPWFIQTSWESRAPYWTSQKAWQVSVVTMKRLHPALPSCLLLVLFGIWRTAPQTHASSAGLPPLSATSFLEDLMDRYGKNDSLTLTQLKSLLDHLHVGVGRDNVSQPKEGPRNLSTCFSSGDLFAAHNLSERSQIGASEFQEFCPTILQQLDSQACTSENQKSEENEQTEEGKPSAIEVWGYGFLCVTVISLCSLMGASVVPFMKKTFYKRLLLYFIALAIGTLYSNALFQLIPEAFGFNPQDNYVSKSAVVFGGFYLFFFTEKILKMLLKQKNEHHHGHNHFTSETLPSKKDQEEGVTEKLQNGDLDHMIPQHCNSELDGKAPGTDEKVIVNSMSVQDLQASQSACYWLKGVRYSDIGTLAWMITLSDGLHNFIDGLAIGASFTVSVFQGISTSVAILCEEFPHELGDFVILLNAGMSIQQALFFNFLSACCCYLGLAFGILAGSHFSANWIFALAGGMFLYIALADMFPEMNEVCQEDEKNDSFLVPFVIQNLGLLTGFSIMLVLTMYSGQIQIG, encoded by the exons GTATCCGTGGTCACCATGAAGCGGCTGCACCCAGCCCTTCCAAGCTGCCTCCTGTTGGTGCTGTTTGGTATATGGAGAACTGCCCCCCAGACTCATGCCTCGTCTGCTGGCCTGCCGCCCCTCAGTGCCACCTCCTTCCTGGAAGATCTCATGGACCGCTATGGAAAGAATGACAGCCTTACCCTGACACAGCTGAAGTCCCTGCTCGACCACCTGCATGTGGGAGTGGGCCGGGATAATGTTTCCCAGCCCAAGGAAGGACCCAGGAACCTCTCCACG TGCTTTAGCTCTGGAGACCTCTTTGCGGCGCACAACTTGAGCGAGCGATCTCAGATCGGggcgagtgagttccaggagttcTGCCCCACCATTCTCCAGCAGCTGGATTCCCAGGCCTGCACCTCAGAAAACCAGAAGTCTGAGGAGAATGAACAGACAGAGGAGGGGAAGCCAAGCGCCATTGAAG TATGGGGGTACGGTTTCCTCTGCGTTACCGTCATCTCCCTCTGCTCCCTCATGGGGGCCAGCGTGGTGCCCTTCATGAAGAAGACTTTTTACAAGAGGCTCCTGCTCTACTTCATAGCCTTGGCGATTGGAACCCTCTACTCCAACGCCCTCTTCCAGCTCATCCCAGAG GCTTTTGGCTTCAACCCTCAGGACAATTACGTCTCCAAGTCTGCAGTGGTGTTTGGGGGtttctaccttttctttttcacagAAAAGATCCTGAAGATGCTCTTGAAGCAGAAAAACGAG CACCATCACGGGCATAACCATTTTACCTCCGAGACACTTCCTTCCAAGAAGGACCAGGAGGAGGGTGTGACCGAGAAGCTACAGAACGGGGACCTGGATCACATGATCCCTCAGCACTGCAACAGCGAGCTGGATGGCAAGGCGCCTGGCACGGACGAGAAGGTCATTGTCAACTCCATGTCTGTGCAG GACCTGCAGGCATCCCAGAGTGCTTGCTACTGGCTCAAGGGGGTCCGCTACTCTGATATCGGGACCTTGGCCTGGATGATCACCCTGAGCGATGGGCTCCACAATTTCATCGATGGCCTGGCTATTGGTGCCTCCTTCACTGTGTCTGTCTTCCAAGGCATCAGCACGTCAGTGGCCATTCTCTGTGAGGAATTCCCTCATGAGCTGG GAGACTTCGTCATCCTGCTCAATGCTGGCATGAGCATCCAGCAGGCTCTCTTCTTCAActtcctctctgcctgctgctgctatTTGGGTCTGGCCTTTGGCATCCTGGCTGGCAGCCACTTCTCTGCAAACTGGATTTTTGCACTGGCTGGAGGAATGTTCTTGTATATTGCCCTAGCCGATATG tTCCCTGAGATGAATGAAGTCTGCCAGGAGGATGAGAAGAACGACAGCTTTCTGGTCCCCTTTGTCATCCAGAATCTTGGCCTCCTAACCGGCTTCTCCATTATGCTGGTCCTCACAATGTATTCAGGGCAGATTCAGATCGGGTAG
- the Slc39a14 gene encoding metal cation symporter ZIP14 isoform X1: MPARASCLPITRTPNPNCRGASREGPWFIQTSWESRAPYWTSQKAWQVSVVTMKRLHPALPSCLLLVLFGIWRTAPQTHASSAGLPPLSATSFLEDLMDRYGKNDSLTLTQLKSLLDHLHVGVGRDNVSQPKEGPRNLSTCFSSGDLFAAHNLSERSQIGASEFQEFCPTILQQLDSQACTSENQKSEENEQTEEGKPSAIEVWGFGFLSVSLINLASLLGVLVLPCTEKAFFSRVLTYFIALSIGTLLSNALFQLIPEAFGFNPQDNYVSKSAVVFGGFYLFFFTEKILKMLLKQKNEHHHGHNHFTSETLPSKKDQEEGVTEKLQNGDLDHMIPQHCNSELDGKAPGTDEKVIVNSMSVQDLQASQSACYWLKGVRYSDIGTLAWMITLSDGLHNFIDGLAIGASFTVSVFQGISTSVAILCEEFPHELGDFVILLNAGMSIQQALFFNFLSACCCYLGLAFGILAGSHFSANWIFALAGGMFLYIALADMFPEMNEVCQEDEKNDSFLVPFVIQNLGLLTGFSIMLVLTMYSGQIQIG; encoded by the exons GTATCCGTGGTCACCATGAAGCGGCTGCACCCAGCCCTTCCAAGCTGCCTCCTGTTGGTGCTGTTTGGTATATGGAGAACTGCCCCCCAGACTCATGCCTCGTCTGCTGGCCTGCCGCCCCTCAGTGCCACCTCCTTCCTGGAAGATCTCATGGACCGCTATGGAAAGAATGACAGCCTTACCCTGACACAGCTGAAGTCCCTGCTCGACCACCTGCATGTGGGAGTGGGCCGGGATAATGTTTCCCAGCCCAAGGAAGGACCCAGGAACCTCTCCACG TGCTTTAGCTCTGGAGACCTCTTTGCGGCGCACAACTTGAGCGAGCGATCTCAGATCGGggcgagtgagttccaggagttcTGCCCCACCATTCTCCAGCAGCTGGATTCCCAGGCCTGCACCTCAGAAAACCAGAAGTCTGAGGAGAATGAACAGACAGAGGAGGGGAAGCCAAGCGCCATTGAAG TGTGGGGCTTTGGGTTCCTCAGTGTCTCACTGATTAACCTGGCCTCTCTCCTGGGAGTCCTGGTCCTGCCGTGCACGGAGAAAGCGTTTTTCAGCCGTGTGCTCACTTACTTCATCGCCCTGTCCATTGGAACGCTGCTCTCTAACGCCCTTTTCCAGCTCATCCCAGAG GCTTTTGGCTTCAACCCTCAGGACAATTACGTCTCCAAGTCTGCAGTGGTGTTTGGGGGtttctaccttttctttttcacagAAAAGATCCTGAAGATGCTCTTGAAGCAGAAAAACGAG CACCATCACGGGCATAACCATTTTACCTCCGAGACACTTCCTTCCAAGAAGGACCAGGAGGAGGGTGTGACCGAGAAGCTACAGAACGGGGACCTGGATCACATGATCCCTCAGCACTGCAACAGCGAGCTGGATGGCAAGGCGCCTGGCACGGACGAGAAGGTCATTGTCAACTCCATGTCTGTGCAG GACCTGCAGGCATCCCAGAGTGCTTGCTACTGGCTCAAGGGGGTCCGCTACTCTGATATCGGGACCTTGGCCTGGATGATCACCCTGAGCGATGGGCTCCACAATTTCATCGATGGCCTGGCTATTGGTGCCTCCTTCACTGTGTCTGTCTTCCAAGGCATCAGCACGTCAGTGGCCATTCTCTGTGAGGAATTCCCTCATGAGCTGG GAGACTTCGTCATCCTGCTCAATGCTGGCATGAGCATCCAGCAGGCTCTCTTCTTCAActtcctctctgcctgctgctgctatTTGGGTCTGGCCTTTGGCATCCTGGCTGGCAGCCACTTCTCTGCAAACTGGATTTTTGCACTGGCTGGAGGAATGTTCTTGTATATTGCCCTAGCCGATATG tTCCCTGAGATGAATGAAGTCTGCCAGGAGGATGAGAAGAACGACAGCTTTCTGGTCCCCTTTGTCATCCAGAATCTTGGCCTCCTAACCGGCTTCTCCATTATGCTGGTCCTCACAATGTATTCAGGGCAGATTCAGATCGGGTAG
- the Slc39a14 gene encoding metal cation symporter ZIP14 isoform X3, which produces MPARASCLPITRTPNPNCRGASREGPWFIQTSWESRAPYWTSQKAWQVSVVTMKRLHPALPSCLLLVLFGIWRTAPQTHASSAGLPPLSATSFLEDLMDRYGKNDSLTLTQLKSLLDHLHVGVGRDNVSQPKEGPRNLSTCFSSGDLFAAHNLSERSQIGASEFQEFCPTILQQLDSQACTSENQKSEENEQTEEGKPSAIEVWGFGFLSVSLINLASLLGVLVLPCTEKAFFSRVLTYFIALSIGTLLSNALFQLIPEAFGFNPQDNYVSKSAVVFGGFYLFFFTEKILKMLLKQKNEHHHGHNHFTSETLPSKKDQEEGVTEKLQNGDLDHMIPQHCNSELDGKAPGTDEKDLQASQSACYWLKGVRYSDIGTLAWMITLSDGLHNFIDGLAIGASFTVSVFQGISTSVAILCEEFPHELGDFVILLNAGMSIQQALFFNFLSACCCYLGLAFGILAGSHFSANWIFALAGGMFLYIALADMFPEMNEVCQEDEKNDSFLVPFVIQNLGLLTGFSIMLVLTMYSGQIQIG; this is translated from the exons GTATCCGTGGTCACCATGAAGCGGCTGCACCCAGCCCTTCCAAGCTGCCTCCTGTTGGTGCTGTTTGGTATATGGAGAACTGCCCCCCAGACTCATGCCTCGTCTGCTGGCCTGCCGCCCCTCAGTGCCACCTCCTTCCTGGAAGATCTCATGGACCGCTATGGAAAGAATGACAGCCTTACCCTGACACAGCTGAAGTCCCTGCTCGACCACCTGCATGTGGGAGTGGGCCGGGATAATGTTTCCCAGCCCAAGGAAGGACCCAGGAACCTCTCCACG TGCTTTAGCTCTGGAGACCTCTTTGCGGCGCACAACTTGAGCGAGCGATCTCAGATCGGggcgagtgagttccaggagttcTGCCCCACCATTCTCCAGCAGCTGGATTCCCAGGCCTGCACCTCAGAAAACCAGAAGTCTGAGGAGAATGAACAGACAGAGGAGGGGAAGCCAAGCGCCATTGAAG TGTGGGGCTTTGGGTTCCTCAGTGTCTCACTGATTAACCTGGCCTCTCTCCTGGGAGTCCTGGTCCTGCCGTGCACGGAGAAAGCGTTTTTCAGCCGTGTGCTCACTTACTTCATCGCCCTGTCCATTGGAACGCTGCTCTCTAACGCCCTTTTCCAGCTCATCCCAGAG GCTTTTGGCTTCAACCCTCAGGACAATTACGTCTCCAAGTCTGCAGTGGTGTTTGGGGGtttctaccttttctttttcacagAAAAGATCCTGAAGATGCTCTTGAAGCAGAAAAACGAG CACCATCACGGGCATAACCATTTTACCTCCGAGACACTTCCTTCCAAGAAGGACCAGGAGGAGGGTGTGACCGAGAAGCTACAGAACGGGGACCTGGATCACATGATCCCTCAGCACTGCAACAGCGAGCTGGATGGCAAGGCGCCTGGCACGGACGAGAAG GACCTGCAGGCATCCCAGAGTGCTTGCTACTGGCTCAAGGGGGTCCGCTACTCTGATATCGGGACCTTGGCCTGGATGATCACCCTGAGCGATGGGCTCCACAATTTCATCGATGGCCTGGCTATTGGTGCCTCCTTCACTGTGTCTGTCTTCCAAGGCATCAGCACGTCAGTGGCCATTCTCTGTGAGGAATTCCCTCATGAGCTGG GAGACTTCGTCATCCTGCTCAATGCTGGCATGAGCATCCAGCAGGCTCTCTTCTTCAActtcctctctgcctgctgctgctatTTGGGTCTGGCCTTTGGCATCCTGGCTGGCAGCCACTTCTCTGCAAACTGGATTTTTGCACTGGCTGGAGGAATGTTCTTGTATATTGCCCTAGCCGATATG tTCCCTGAGATGAATGAAGTCTGCCAGGAGGATGAGAAGAACGACAGCTTTCTGGTCCCCTTTGTCATCCAGAATCTTGGCCTCCTAACCGGCTTCTCCATTATGCTGGTCCTCACAATGTATTCAGGGCAGATTCAGATCGGGTAG